Proteins encoded in a region of the Mucilaginibacter sabulilitoris genome:
- a CDS encoding DUF3892 domain-containing protein, producing MPIQITGVNRTNGEYDNPYLAINSLVWIDDHTQNRGITTRDVLFDWINDNGTAYIVDEEGNKAKLLTATTKNGYKYVKTAFDETKYDKLLNLLATK from the coding sequence ATGCCCATACAAATAACTGGTGTAAACAGAACCAATGGTGAGTATGATAACCCGTACCTGGCCATCAACTCGTTAGTATGGATTGATGACCATACACAAAATCGCGGAATTACTACGAGAGACGTCCTTTTTGATTGGATAAATGACAATGGTACAGCCTACATTGTAGATGAAGAAGGTAATAAAGCCAAACTACTTACCGCTACGACCAAAAACGGTTATAAATATGTTAAAACTGCTTTTGATGAAACCAAATACGACAAATTACTAAACCTTTTGGCTACAAAATAA
- a CDS encoding YciI family protein, with translation MTQTSSYKEPHHVMLFFEEKESNSIEQPCIKERINYYENLKNKGKVLMSGNFWNQARNFIILYVSSDTELEQIIDNDPAILHNIVELVRAMPF, from the coding sequence ATGACGCAAACATCATCCTATAAAGAACCTCACCACGTAATGCTATTTTTTGAAGAGAAAGAAAGTAATAGTATTGAACAGCCTTGTATAAAGGAGCGTATTAATTATTATGAAAATCTTAAAAACAAAGGAAAAGTATTAATGAGCGGCAATTTTTGGAATCAGGCCCGTAATTTTATTATCCTATATGTATCATCTGATACCGAACTGGAGCAAATTATTGATAATGATCCGGCTATACTTCACAATATAGTTGAATTAGTTAGGGCGATGCCTTTTTAG
- a CDS encoding TetR/AcrR family transcriptional regulator, whose translation MRPRDENKELLIRQKAMEIIVKHGLDGFSISKLAKAANVSPATIYIYYKDKDDLITKLCLEVAWQMINCSLKDFSPEMDFDIGLRIQWQNRMQYFINFPTEMEFIEIMRYTNYYEEVSRALTTNFGSVLGPFMENSIQKKQLISLPFEVYWSVAFAPLYQLIKYHYQGSSHVNSTFKLDDKMMMQTLELVLKALKP comes from the coding sequence ATGCGACCAAGAGACGAAAATAAAGAGTTATTAATACGCCAAAAGGCTATGGAAATTATAGTTAAGCATGGTCTTGACGGGTTTAGTATTAGTAAACTGGCTAAAGCAGCCAATGTATCACCGGCTACAATTTATATTTACTATAAAGATAAAGATGACTTGATCACCAAACTTTGCCTGGAAGTGGCTTGGCAGATGATAAATTGCAGTTTAAAAGATTTTTCGCCTGAAATGGATTTTGATATTGGTTTAAGAATACAATGGCAAAACCGGATGCAGTATTTTATAAATTTCCCAACCGAAATGGAATTTATTGAAATTATGCGATATACTAATTATTACGAAGAGGTAAGCAGGGCACTTACTACCAATTTTGGATCTGTGCTGGGACCATTTATGGAAAACTCCATTCAAAAAAAACAACTTATTTCCCTGCCGTTTGAGGTATACTGGTCTGTAGCATTTGCACCTTTATACCAGTTAATAAAATATCATTACCAGGGGAGCAGCCATGTAAACAGTACTTTTAAGCTTGATGATAAAATGATGATGCAAACACTGGAGCTTGTTTTAAAAGCACTGAAACCATAA
- a CDS encoding YceI family protein has product MKKIFILLASAFFYTAASAQTTWTVDKAHSNVKFTATHLMVSDVDGIFKNYDATITSSKPDFSDAKFQISIQTASVTTDNDQRDKHISSPDFFEVAKYPTLTFTSTGITKTSDKHYKLAGNLTLHGVTKPVTFDLWYRGTIVNPMSKADDAGFQLTGTINRSDFAFGPSIPNAVVSDEIAIKANGEFGKAK; this is encoded by the coding sequence ATGAAAAAGATCTTTATCCTGTTGGCATCTGCATTTTTTTACACGGCAGCATCTGCACAAACTACCTGGACTGTTGACAAAGCGCACTCAAACGTTAAATTTACTGCAACTCACTTAATGGTATCTGACGTTGATGGCATTTTTAAAAATTATGATGCTACCATTACTTCATCAAAACCTGATTTTAGTGATGCTAAATTCCAGATCTCTATACAGACTGCTTCTGTAACTACTGATAACGACCAACGTGACAAACATATTTCAAGCCCCGACTTCTTTGAAGTGGCAAAATACCCAACGCTTACCTTTACAAGCACAGGTATCACCAAAACTTCTGATAAACACTATAAACTTGCTGGTAACCTTACTTTACACGGTGTAACCAAACCGGTTACTTTTGATTTATGGTACCGCGGTACAATAGTTAATCCAATGAGTAAGGCAGATGATGCAGGCTTTCAGTTAACAGGTACTATTAACCGTTCTGATTTTGCATTTGGTCCTTCAATCCCGAATGCGGTAGTTAGCGACGAAATTGCTATTAAAGCTAACGGCGAATTTGGTAAAGCAAAATAA
- a CDS encoding EamA family transporter, which translates to MASVSQKSASPLLVIIAFAIVYIVWGSTYFFIKMAVDGFPPLLLGALRFFSAGVLLLIWCIIKGEKIFIKRNVMHAVVTGFLLLVIGNGAVIWVEQTLPSAMVAIMVSSAPIWFVLFDKQNWSVNFKSTSTIIGLLVGFAGVILLFSEQLDGLFDTTTNTKLPGMIMLLVGAMSWASGSLYSKYHNTTGSASVNTAWQMLAAGLIFLPSSFLHHEVQNLQWQNIPAHSWYALLYLIVFGSIAAFSAYVWLLQVRPATQVSTYAYVNPVIAVILGVLFANENITLLQVSGLVIILGSVLLINLSKYRKEKQAKIELAAAK; encoded by the coding sequence ATGGCTTCTGTATCACAAAAATCCGCATCTCCCCTATTGGTTATTATAGCTTTTGCAATAGTTTATATTGTTTGGGGCTCAACTTATTTTTTTATAAAAATGGCAGTCGATGGGTTTCCACCACTGTTACTGGGAGCACTCCGCTTTTTCTCAGCAGGTGTTTTGTTATTAATCTGGTGTATAATTAAAGGCGAAAAGATCTTTATTAAACGTAACGTCATGCATGCTGTTGTTACTGGTTTTTTACTGCTGGTGATAGGTAATGGTGCTGTGATTTGGGTTGAGCAAACGCTTCCAAGCGCTATGGTGGCCATCATGGTATCATCGGCCCCTATATGGTTTGTATTGTTCGACAAGCAAAACTGGAGCGTAAATTTTAAAAGCACCTCAACCATTATTGGCTTGCTTGTAGGGTTTGCAGGTGTGATATTATTATTCAGCGAACAGTTAGATGGCCTGTTTGATACCACAACCAATACCAAACTACCGGGGATGATAATGCTGCTTGTGGGAGCAATGTCATGGGCGTCAGGGTCTTTATATTCTAAATATCATAATACAACGGGTTCTGCCTCGGTAAACACAGCCTGGCAAATGCTGGCTGCCGGTTTAATATTTTTACCGTCGAGTTTTCTTCACCATGAGGTACAAAACCTACAATGGCAAAACATTCCGGCTCACAGCTGGTACGCCCTATTGTACTTAATAGTTTTTGGTTCAATAGCAGCCTTTAGCGCTTACGTATGGCTCTTGCAGGTACGTCCTGCAACACAGGTGAGTACTTATGCGTACGTAAACCCGGTTATAGCTGTTATACTGGGTGTATTATTCGCAAATGAAAATATCACACTTTTACAAGTAAGCGGCTTGGTTATTATATTAGGCAGTGTGTTGTTGATTAATCTAAGCAAATACCGAAAAGAAAAGCAAGCAAAAATAGAACTGGCCGCGGCGAAGTAA
- a CDS encoding VOC family protein, translated as MKLNHINLPVTDVIGSINFFEQYFNFKCTDVKGDNVLAVLEGKDGFTLVLMANDFNKNGNITYPDAFHIGFFVDSQEEVTSIYNRLVEGGVATEHPPGKMRGSYGFYFNAPGNILTEVTCQS; from the coding sequence ATGAAACTTAACCATATTAATCTGCCTGTAACCGATGTGATTGGCAGCATCAATTTTTTTGAACAATACTTTAACTTTAAATGTACAGATGTGAAAGGTGATAATGTACTTGCTGTTTTAGAGGGAAAGGACGGTTTTACACTAGTATTGATGGCTAATGATTTCAACAAGAATGGGAATATTACTTATCCGGATGCCTTTCATATCGGTTTTTTTGTTGATAGTCAGGAAGAAGTAACAAGTATCTATAACCGCCTTGTTGAAGGTGGCGTTGCAACAGAGCACCCACCTGGTAAAATGAGGGGCAGTTACGGCTTCTACTTTAATGCACCCGGCAATATACTTACTGAGGTTACTTGTCAGTCATAA
- a CDS encoding ABC transporter ATP-binding protein yields MTDDLILETISVTKNFFGDKSSGVNNITIFIPKGKITAIVGESGSGKTTLLNLLYGNLQPDHGEVFFKEEQVLSRDRGLQQAHKVMRMITQNGSDMDQHLSVWDSVSAGLPDEDKSLAIQKVTEALHMLHIYQLKDQYFAKLSGGEKQRVTIAKALISRPEVLLLDEPFNQVDATYREGLQHDIRDIVQEWGVTVVLVSHDPAEILSMADELIVLKEGEIVENGSPEELYHSPKLLYTSQILASCSQLTFAQAKICSIKSRRGVVVIYAEHIKISVLGSKWVVKKVLFKGFYEELIIEREEVTLRVINYKRGKYPKGSTIGIRISKYFEFGKWEN; encoded by the coding sequence ATGACTGATGATTTGATACTGGAAACCATATCGGTTACCAAAAACTTTTTTGGGGATAAGTCTTCCGGTGTTAATAACATAACCATATTTATACCTAAAGGAAAAATAACCGCTATAGTTGGCGAAAGTGGCAGCGGCAAAACCACCTTGCTCAATTTACTTTATGGCAACCTGCAGCCCGATCACGGCGAAGTGTTTTTTAAAGAAGAGCAAGTTTTAAGCAGAGATAGAGGATTGCAGCAGGCCCACAAGGTAATGCGTATGATAACGCAAAATGGCAGCGATATGGATCAGCATTTATCTGTTTGGGATAGCGTGAGCGCCGGTTTGCCCGATGAAGATAAAAGCCTTGCTATACAGAAAGTAACAGAGGCTTTGCACATGTTGCATATTTATCAACTTAAGGATCAATATTTCGCTAAACTTAGTGGTGGCGAAAAGCAACGCGTAACCATTGCTAAGGCACTTATTAGCCGGCCCGAAGTGCTGTTGCTTGATGAACCTTTTAACCAGGTAGATGCAACTTACCGCGAGGGGTTGCAGCATGATATCAGGGATATTGTGCAGGAATGGGGCGTTACCGTGGTACTGGTATCGCATGATCCGGCTGAGATACTGTCGATGGCCGATGAACTGATTGTGCTGAAAGAAGGGGAAATAGTAGAAAATGGCAGCCCCGAGGAACTTTACCATTCACCGAAATTGTTATACACTTCGCAAATACTGGCCAGCTGTAGCCAGCTCACATTTGCCCAGGCTAAAATTTGTAGTATAAAAAGCAGACGTGGGGTAGTTGTTATATATGCCGAACACATAAAAATTAGTGTTTTAGGCAGCAAATGGGTTGTGAAAAAAGTTTTGTTCAAAGGTTTTTATGAAGAGCTGATTATTGAGCGCGAAGAGGTTACCTTGCGTGTAATAAATTATAAAAGAGGTAAATACCCAAAAGGAAGTACAATCGGTATCAGGATTAGTAAATATTTTGAATTTGGGAAGTGGGAGAATTGA
- a CDS encoding Lrp/AsnC family transcriptional regulator, protein MIGETEIFLDKTDLHILRLMQGNARISNADLARELGMAPSGILERVKKLEQKNVIMQYTARVNPIALQQKLLAFIFMKASDGPGSSNATLELAKIPEVQEVHHVAGDDCYLVKVRTYDSASLMHIMRTQFSKIPNILSTRTTIVLETVKEQQQLVIPEK, encoded by the coding sequence ATGATTGGCGAAACAGAAATATTTTTAGACAAAACAGACCTGCACATTTTACGCTTAATGCAGGGCAATGCCCGCATATCAAACGCCGACCTTGCGCGCGAGCTGGGGATGGCGCCGTCTGGTATATTGGAACGGGTGAAAAAGCTGGAACAAAAAAATGTTATCATGCAATATACAGCTCGGGTCAATCCTATAGCATTACAGCAAAAACTGCTGGCTTTTATATTCATGAAAGCATCTGATGGACCAGGCAGTAGCAATGCCACGCTCGAGTTAGCCAAAATACCCGAAGTACAGGAAGTACACCATGTAGCAGGCGATGATTGTTACCTGGTTAAAGTACGCACTTACGACTCGGCATCGCTAATGCATATTATGCGTACCCAGTTTAGCAAAATACCCAACATTTTAAGCACACGTACCACCATTGTGCTTGAAACCGTGAAAGAACAACAACAATTGGTTATACCCGAAAAATAA
- a CDS encoding DUF2130 domain-containing protein, with amino-acid sequence MATEVKCPSCGFGFPIEEVMAEEYKKELRIKMQDYTRQKEEEYRKKDEEFLSKERQQKEAFEQRLTDEKKQLQLAMEQNLRKSISQDYENQLQLLQTSAQENEEKLKLSRQKELEFLQREKQLKQKEEEMELALQRKLQEQRNELSEQIRKQEAERHSIKDTEYQLKVKELEKQLDDQKKLADEMKRKAEQGSMQLQGEAQELILEELLRNYFPFDVISEVGKGVRGADCVQTVRNQFGQECGRIIYESKRTNTFGTDWIEKLKKDMRSIGVDVAVIVTQCYPKGMDCFGEKDGVWICSFDEVKAVSYILRDGVIKLSNQARSQDNKGDKMHLLYDYLTSSEFSEQWKAIREGYMSMRLSIQKERDAMEKMWKSREKQLDKVLLNAAHIKGSVEGIAGSDSIQLNLTDDEDALLLE; translated from the coding sequence ATGGCTACAGAAGTTAAGTGCCCCAGTTGTGGTTTTGGTTTTCCGATAGAGGAGGTGATGGCTGAGGAGTATAAGAAAGAGCTCCGCATTAAAATGCAGGATTATACCCGCCAAAAGGAAGAGGAATACCGAAAAAAGGATGAGGAATTTTTATCAAAGGAACGGCAGCAAAAGGAAGCTTTTGAACAACGGTTAACCGATGAGAAAAAGCAATTGCAGCTGGCGATGGAGCAAAATCTGCGCAAATCTATAAGTCAGGATTATGAAAACCAGCTGCAGCTGCTTCAAACTTCAGCCCAAGAGAATGAAGAAAAGCTCAAATTGTCGCGACAAAAAGAACTGGAATTTTTACAGCGCGAAAAACAACTGAAGCAAAAAGAAGAAGAGATGGAACTCGCCCTGCAGCGTAAATTGCAGGAGCAGCGTAACGAGCTAAGCGAGCAAATCCGCAAACAAGAGGCCGAACGTCACAGCATAAAAGATACAGAATACCAGCTAAAGGTAAAAGAACTTGAAAAGCAGCTTGACGACCAGAAAAAGCTGGCCGATGAGATGAAACGCAAGGCCGAACAAGGCTCCATGCAATTGCAGGGCGAAGCACAGGAGCTGATATTGGAAGAGCTGTTACGCAATTATTTTCCTTTTGACGTAATAAGTGAAGTAGGGAAAGGTGTGCGTGGCGCCGACTGTGTACAAACCGTGCGTAACCAGTTTGGGCAGGAGTGCGGCCGTATCATATATGAAAGCAAACGTACCAACACTTTTGGCACCGACTGGATAGAGAAGCTTAAGAAGGATATGCGTAGCATTGGTGTTGATGTGGCAGTGATAGTTACCCAATGCTATCCTAAAGGCATGGATTGTTTTGGCGAAAAAGATGGTGTTTGGATCTGTAGTTTTGATGAGGTAAAAGCGGTATCATATATCCTACGCGATGGAGTTATCAAGCTGTCAAATCAGGCCCGTTCACAAGATAACAAGGGCGATAAAATGCACCTGCTATATGATTACTTAACCAGTAGCGAGTTCTCCGAACAATGGAAGGCCATTCGAGAGGGATATATGAGCATGCGCCTCTCTATACAAAAAGAGCGCGATGCCATGGAAAAGATGTGGAAATCGCGCGAAAAGCAATTGGATAAAGTACTATTAAACGCTGCCCATATTAAAGGCAGTGTTGAAGGTATTGCCGGTAGCGATTCGATACAGTTAAACTTAACCGACGATGAGGACGCCTTGCTGTTGGAGTAA
- a CDS encoding ChbG/HpnK family deacetylase, producing MKKINLLYLCLFLLVAGTNSVWAQQTSDKLPRLMIRLDDIGMNHSVNMAAQKVAETGMPVSVSLQFACPWYQEAVEILKKYPNVSVGVHLTLTSEWKNYRWGPVLGRTAVPSLVDKDGYFPQSTRAFAKSGYKMDEIEKELSAQIERAMASGLKISYIDPHMGIALSTPELRALTEKLAHKYKLGISILSKVNYFGETYKEMWGEPIATKKAAFLDYLNNKLDPKRPNLMVLHTATPSPEMDVLVDMNSNMMNSKEGKPLTSIHRQTELNALLSPEFKNMIGRKFKLINYDQLLATKDVSVLKALDN from the coding sequence ATGAAAAAGATAAATCTGCTTTATTTATGCCTGTTTTTATTGGTTGCAGGTACAAACTCGGTTTGGGCCCAACAAACTTCAGATAAACTTCCCCGGTTAATGATAAGACTTGATGATATAGGGATGAACCATTCTGTAAACATGGCCGCTCAGAAAGTAGCCGAAACAGGTATGCCGGTTTCTGTTTCGCTGCAGTTTGCCTGTCCCTGGTATCAGGAGGCGGTGGAGATACTCAAAAAATATCCTAACGTAAGTGTAGGAGTGCACTTAACGCTTACATCCGAGTGGAAAAACTATCGCTGGGGCCCAGTACTGGGGCGCACCGCAGTACCGAGCCTTGTTGATAAAGATGGCTACTTCCCACAATCAACCAGGGCATTTGCCAAAAGTGGGTATAAAATGGATGAAATTGAAAAGGAATTATCAGCACAAATTGAACGGGCGATGGCTTCCGGCTTAAAAATAAGCTATATAGATCCGCACATGGGTATTGCCCTGTCAACCCCGGAATTGCGTGCACTTACCGAAAAACTGGCACACAAATACAAACTGGGCATATCCATACTAAGCAAGGTTAATTACTTTGGTGAGACTTATAAGGAAATGTGGGGAGAACCCATCGCTACCAAAAAAGCAGCGTTTTTAGATTATCTGAACAACAAGCTCGATCCTAAACGGCCCAACCTTATGGTTTTGCACACCGCTACTCCGAGTCCCGAAATGGATGTTTTGGTTGATATGAACAGCAACATGATGAACTCAAAAGAGGGTAAACCTTTAACTAGTATTCACAGGCAAACCGAACTCAATGCACTGCTGTCGCCAGAATTTAAAAATATGATTGGCAGAAAGTTTAAATTGATTAATTATGATCAATTACTGGCTACGAAAGATGTAAGTGTACTTAAAGCCTTAGATAATTAA
- a CDS encoding metallophosphoesterase has product MHNSGFFRVFLIISAISLLLDWYIFSGLKTLSADWQSHLWRNVMLFGYLFISVGVIALFLIGFGSFSTASGMRPFHEWVLSLFLTFFITKLFFVIILSLGDLGRFFVGLFNLASGNRSQPAFPGRRKFISEIAVLVAAVPFTSMFYAMFKGKYDYKLHRKTIYFDDLPDAFDGFTITQLSDIHSGSFDNTEAMQRGIDMAKAQKSDLFVFTGDLVNNVASEIEPYMDRFSEIKAPYGQFSILGNHDYGDYIQWNSEQEKAANLEKLKQYHATLGYRLLLDENVTIEKGGQKISLIGIQNWGRGFIQVGDLNKALQGVPKDAFKVLLSHDPTHWEEQVRYNATTIHLTLSGHTHGAQFGIEIPGFKWSPVKYRYLDWAGLANEKNRYLYVNRGFGFLAFSGRLGIWPEVTVIELRKKAA; this is encoded by the coding sequence ATGCACAACAGTGGCTTTTTCAGGGTATTCTTAATTATATCGGCAATCAGTTTATTATTAGACTGGTATATTTTTTCGGGATTGAAAACTTTAAGCGCCGACTGGCAATCGCACCTGTGGCGCAATGTAATGCTGTTTGGCTATTTATTTATATCTGTTGGTGTTATCGCATTGTTTCTGATAGGCTTTGGCAGCTTTAGTACGGCAAGCGGTATGCGCCCTTTTCACGAATGGGTATTAAGCCTGTTCCTTACCTTTTTTATTACCAAACTCTTTTTTGTTATTATTTTATCTCTTGGCGACCTGGGACGCTTTTTTGTTGGACTGTTTAACTTAGCCAGCGGTAACAGAAGCCAACCGGCATTTCCGGGCCGCCGTAAATTCATCAGCGAAATTGCCGTACTGGTAGCGGCCGTTCCTTTTACATCAATGTTTTATGCCATGTTTAAGGGCAAATATGATTACAAACTGCATCGTAAAACTATTTATTTTGATGATCTGCCCGATGCCTTTGATGGCTTTACCATCACCCAGTTATCAGATATACACTCGGGCAGCTTTGATAATACCGAAGCCATGCAGAGGGGCATTGATATGGCAAAAGCTCAAAAAAGCGACCTATTTGTTTTCACCGGCGACCTGGTAAACAACGTAGCCTCAGAAATTGAGCCTTATATGGATAGGTTTAGTGAGATCAAAGCACCTTATGGGCAATTCTCCATATTAGGCAATCATGATTATGGCGATTACATACAATGGAACAGTGAACAAGAGAAAGCTGCCAATCTTGAAAAATTAAAACAATATCATGCTACATTAGGGTACCGGTTGCTGCTTGATGAAAACGTAACTATTGAAAAAGGCGGACAAAAAATATCGCTGATTGGTATACAAAACTGGGGGCGCGGCTTTATACAAGTAGGTGATTTGAACAAAGCACTTCAGGGTGTACCTAAGGATGCCTTTAAAGTGCTGCTTTCACATGATCCTACCCATTGGGAAGAACAGGTACGCTACAATGCCACAACTATTCACCTTACGCTTTCGGGGCACACACATGGCGCACAATTCGGGATCGAAATACCCGGCTTTAAATGGAGCCCGGTAAAATACCGCTACCTTGACTGGGCCGGTCTGGCTAACGAAAAAAACAGGTATCTGTACGTAAACCGTGGTTTTGGGTTCCTGGCTTTTTCGGGCAGATTAGGTATATGGCCCGAGGTTACCGTAATTGAATTAAGGAAAAAAGCTGCTTAA
- a CDS encoding alpha/beta fold hydrolase: MSFQKTLFVLFICIEFVNIGCRDKNQLPYGNNPAAGKYYNIRGIKLYTEVYGKGKPLLLIHGNGGSMNAFAANIPYFAQKYKVIAVDSRAHGKSRDNRDSLSFEMMADDFAALLDTMHIDSAYVIGWSDGGINALELAMRHPDKVIKLASTGANLWPDSTGIIPSYWKQEQQDYNAKKNTIFKTAKEKNDWKVFLLDWFQPNIKLSELKTIKCPALIIGGDHDLIPTQHTVLISQNIPKAHLWIVPNSGHGTLIEHSDEFNKKVNDFFEQPFK; the protein is encoded by the coding sequence ATGTCATTTCAAAAAACACTCTTCGTTTTATTTATATGCATCGAATTCGTGAATATAGGATGCCGCGATAAAAACCAATTACCCTATGGCAATAATCCGGCAGCCGGCAAATATTACAACATACGTGGCATAAAATTATATACCGAAGTTTATGGTAAGGGTAAACCACTTTTACTTATACATGGTAACGGTGGCAGCATGAATGCTTTTGCTGCCAACATACCCTATTTTGCACAAAAATATAAAGTTATTGCCGTAGATAGCCGGGCACACGGCAAATCGCGGGATAATCGCGACTCGTTAAGTTTTGAAATGATGGCCGATGATTTTGCCGCCCTGCTTGATACTATGCATATTGATTCGGCCTATGTTATTGGCTGGAGTGATGGCGGCATCAACGCGCTCGAATTAGCTATGCGGCATCCCGATAAAGTAATTAAATTGGCCTCAACCGGCGCTAATTTATGGCCCGATTCTACCGGTATAATCCCTTCATACTGGAAACAGGAACAGCAGGACTATAATGCTAAAAAGAATACCATATTTAAAACCGCAAAAGAAAAAAATGATTGGAAAGTTTTTTTGCTCGACTGGTTTCAGCCTAACATCAAGCTTTCGGAATTAAAAACCATTAAATGCCCGGCGCTGATTATAGGAGGTGATCATGATCTAATTCCTACGCAACATACCGTGCTCATTTCCCAAAACATCCCAAAAGCACACTTATGGATTGTTCCAAATTCCGGACACGGCACCCTGATTGAGCACAGCGATGAGTTTAATAAAAAAGTGAATGATTTTTTTGAACAGCCTTTCAAATAA
- a CDS encoding N-acetylmuramoyl-L-alanine amidase family protein, translating to MPAICLKSNYITTIIFFIVCMFSATVCLGQQDAAAKPSTSRFKFKTVIIDAGHGGKDPGAHGAYSKEKNIALGIAKKLRDLVNDEMGDVRVIMTRSTDVFVELHKRADIANNNQGNLFISIHCNSTPQRRSTEHGPLLLVYGFHRSQEQREALRENASIYIEKDYKDKYNGYGSDAVVNTIVLNAFQQKYRKQSIQFGDLVDKEFKKTDGRRTHGVKEQGVLVLAQSGMPAVLVETGFINNPGDEKYLNSSSGQNEIARSILRSLKQYRNNLEGR from the coding sequence ATGCCAGCAATTTGCCTTAAGAGTAATTATATAACTACCATTATTTTTTTTATAGTATGTATGTTTAGCGCTACTGTGTGCTTGGGGCAACAGGATGCAGCGGCTAAACCCAGTACCAGCAGGTTTAAATTTAAAACCGTGATTATTGATGCAGGACACGGCGGTAAAGATCCGGGCGCTCACGGTGCCTATTCAAAAGAAAAAAACATAGCGCTTGGTATAGCTAAAAAATTGCGTGACCTGGTTAACGATGAAATGGGCGATGTCAGGGTGATCATGACCCGAAGCACCGATGTTTTTGTGGAACTGCATAAACGTGCAGATATAGCCAATAATAACCAGGGTAACCTGTTTATATCCATACATTGTAATTCAACACCCCAGCGCCGAAGTACCGAGCACGGTCCTCTGCTGTTGGTATATGGTTTTCACCGAAGCCAGGAACAGCGCGAAGCTTTGCGGGAGAACGCCTCTATCTATATAGAAAAAGATTATAAGGATAAATATAATGGTTATGGCAGCGATGCGGTTGTAAATACTATTGTACTTAACGCGTTTCAGCAAAAATACCGTAAGCAAAGTATTCAGTTTGGCGATCTGGTGGATAAAGAATTTAAAAAAACAGATGGCCGCCGAACTCATGGGGTAAAAGAACAGGGTGTGTTAGTACTGGCGCAAAGTGGTATGCCTGCCGTACTGGTTGAAACAGGTTTTATTAATAATCCGGGTGATGAAAAATACCTGAACTCCAGTTCGGGCCAGAATGAAATTGCCCGGTCGATATTGAGGTCTCTAAAACAGTATCGCAATAACCTGGAGGGGAGATAA
- a CDS encoding outer membrane beta-barrel protein — translation MNLNQFNSFKTGHNACFFKTLSYLKTVFAFVLMLLCMFGTAKAQRRSHAALTYGGGGSGDSGYGIMFGVGYDAPLGVLKDAYKSTLAYNLGLTRAVNNFTFSVSLGYHSYKPREIDLSFLNDENTDNNSVSVALSSLVFSNYKIYSAYFGAVYNVDVAEGVKVYGGANLGFYQAHYVVIDPELVIDENTDAGDIEANLIKQRDLDFYVAPRLGLTFALNENIDLSLETKYNFFAPTGHSQGSGAGTFFTSATGLAALTFKF, via the coding sequence ATGAACCTTAATCAATTTAACTCTTTCAAAACGGGCCATAATGCCTGCTTTTTCAAAACATTATCTTATTTAAAAACTGTATTTGCATTTGTTTTGATGCTGCTGTGCATGTTTGGTACAGCAAAGGCACAGCGCCGGTCACATGCCGCGCTAACTTATGGTGGTGGTGGTTCAGGCGACTCGGGGTATGGAATTATGTTTGGGGTGGGTTATGATGCGCCGCTTGGAGTTCTTAAAGATGCCTACAAATCTACCTTAGCCTATAATTTGGGTTTAACACGAGCTGTAAATAATTTCACATTCAGCGTAAGTTTGGGTTATCATTCGTATAAGCCGAGAGAAATTGATCTGAGCTTTTTAAACGATGAAAATACTGATAACAACTCGGTATCGGTTGCGCTCAGTAGCTTGGTTTTTAGTAATTATAAAATATACTCCGCGTATTTTGGGGCTGTCTATAATGTTGATGTAGCTGAAGGCGTAAAGGTTTATGGCGGGGCTAATTTGGGCTTTTATCAGGCACATTATGTTGTTATTGACCCTGAACTTGTTATTGATGAAAATACAGACGCTGGTGATATCGAAGCAAATTTAATAAAGCAGCGTGATCTTGACTTTTATGTTGCGCCGCGCCTTGGATTAACTTTTGCGCTGAATGAGAATATTGATTTAAGCCTGGAGACAAAATACAATTTTTTTGCACCAACTGGCCACTCTCAAGGGAGCGGAGCAGGTACATTTTTTACCTCGGCCACAGGATTGGCGGCTTTAACATTTAAATTTTAA